In a single window of the Deinococcus aetherius genome:
- a CDS encoding metallophosphoesterase, with product MSHPPDLWVVGDVHGEHDKLRALLLGAGLMDAGGAWAGGGAHLVFLGDYLDRGPDGLGVVRLVRRLEEEAPRSGGRVTALLGNHEVMFLAADRFRRTALGDRFGFQEYWEANGGQASDAARAGPDDLAWLAARPALARVGRWLLLHADSPMYLHLGGSVEAVNVRVAALLDSASAEVWGHFANAFAGRLAFVGPEGEGAARKLLDTFGGRRLAHGHTPVYVLLDEDGPGAGRPVLYAGGLCVALDSGMAYREDAGFIVRLNDRGVAEVRTFSPD from the coding sequence ATGAGCCATCCCCCCGACCTGTGGGTGGTCGGCGACGTTCACGGCGAGCACGACAAGCTGCGCGCCCTGCTGCTGGGGGCGGGTCTGATGGACGCGGGCGGCGCGTGGGCGGGCGGGGGGGCCCACCTCGTCTTCCTCGGCGACTACCTCGACCGGGGGCCGGACGGCCTCGGCGTCGTGCGGCTGGTCCGGCGGTTGGAGGAGGAGGCTCCCCGCTCGGGCGGGCGCGTCACCGCCCTGCTCGGCAACCACGAGGTCATGTTCCTCGCCGCCGACCGCTTCCGCCGCACCGCTCTGGGGGACCGCTTCGGCTTTCAGGAGTACTGGGAGGCGAACGGGGGTCAGGCGAGTGACGCTGCCCGCGCCGGGCCGGACGACCTCGCCTGGCTCGCCGCCCGACCTGCCCTCGCCCGGGTGGGCCGCTGGCTGCTGCTGCACGCCGACAGCCCGATGTACCTGCACCTGGGCGGCAGCGTGGAGGCCGTGAACGTCCGCGTCGCCGCCCTGCTGGACAGCGCGAGCGCCGAGGTCTGGGGTCACTTCGCCAACGCCTTCGCAGGCCGCCTCGCCTTCGTGGGGCCCGAGGGGGAAGGGGCGGCGCGCAAGTTGCTGGACACCTTCGGCGGTCGGCGCCTCGCCCACGGCCACACGCCCGTTTACGTGCTGCTCGACGAGGACGGGCCGGGCGCGGGTCGGCCGGTCCTCTACGCTGGCGGGCTGTGCGTGGCCCTCGACAGCGGCATGGCCTACCGAGAGGATGCGGGCTTCATCGTCCGCCTGAATGACCGGGGCGTGGCCGAGGTGCGGACCTTCTCGCCGGACTGA